A segment of the Triticum urartu cultivar G1812 chromosome 1, Tu2.1, whole genome shotgun sequence genome:
tacaggtatctccaaaagtgtttgttgggttggcacgaatcgagactgggatttttcactccgtatgacggagaggtatcactgggcccactcggtaatgcatcatcataatgagctcaatcttactaaggagttagccacgggatcatgtattacggaacgagtaaagagacttgccgtaacgagattgaacgaggtatggggataccgacgatcgaatctcgagcaagtaacataccaacagacaaagggaattgtatatgggattgattgaatccccgacatcgtggttcatccgatgagatcatcgtggaacatgtgggagccaacatgggtatccagatcccactgttggttattggccggagagctATCTCgctcatgtctgcatagttcccgaacccatagggtctacacacttaaggttcgatgacgctagagttgtaatgggaatagtatgtggttatcgaaggttgttcggagtcccggattagaTCCTGAACATGaagaggagctccggaatggtctggaggtgaagatcgatatattggacaaagggtattggagtccggaattgttctgggagtaccgggtgacgaccagcatGACTGAAAGgagtttcggaggccccggcaagcgttgggaggccttatgggccaaggggaggggcacaccagcccactaaggggttgtgCGCCCCTCCCATCCCATCTCACGTAACCTGGAGAGGTGGGGGCACCTCCCCTAGGGCAGTCGCCCATCCCGGCTTGGGGgccaagtttcctaggggtgggggcgcccaaacccatctaagGTTTCCCTATGGCCACCACCCCTCccctagggaaaccctagggcgcttcctcctcccccttcccctatatatagtgagggaaagagagggcagccgcaccccttcccttggcgcagccctccctcctcctacacctcctccgTAGTAgtagtgcttggtgaagccctgccggagaaccgcaagctccaccaccacgtcgtcgtgctgccggagctctccctcaacttctcctctccccttgctcgatcaagaaggaggagacgtccccgggctatacgtgtgttgaacgcggaggcgtcatccgttcggcgcttggaTTGGATCTTCCGTGATTTGAATCACCgcaagtacgactccatcaaccgcatTCTTGTgacgcttctgcttagcgatcttcaagggttgaagatgcactccctctctctctcgttgctagcatctcctagattgatcttggtgacacgtaggaaatttttgaattattactacgttccccaacagaggaCGCCACCTCCGCCGACCGCCAGCGGGTGAGGCGGATCTCGCAGGCAGAGCGGTAGGACTCAAGCAGCGCCTACTGCTCCGTCGGGTCCGCGTCCGATGCGATCACCCTGCCGGCAACGggctgctcctccgcctgcaggtgctcctggaggagttGGTGGTTGTAGACAGCGTTGGCCTACGCCTCCTGGAACTGCTCCTCCCGCACCATGTCCATGTAATGGGCACGAGCCTCGCCGATAGTTATGGTGCAATGCCCCGGAGAGGGTGGCGCGACAAGGAGGGTGGTGCCGGCTTGTCATCGACCACGTCCTTCATTGGGACGTCTTCATCTTCCGGCTACCTGTCGGCCAGCCACTCGTTAGCAATGGCGGTCATCTTCTTTTGGTCCGGCGTCAGCCTGTCCTAGAGAGCTTTGACGGGGGAGGAATCCATGGCGGAAGTTATGAGGAGAGGGGTCGGGGCGGATGATTGCGGCTATGGCCGgggcagcagtttatatagcaatggtgggcggcagATGGGCGGACgggtggcgccggagtagccgcctcagCAGCCGTGTGTCATTAATGTGAGTGGTAGATGGACGAACAGGCGACTGTCGTGTCGTTTGAACACGCAATACTCACTTGCACCGGGAAGCGGCAAGGGTGATCTCTCCCGGCCGACACGTCGCTTCAATGCCGACACCAGTGAGCGGTCGCGTCCGCTCTAGCCGGGCATGAATGTGGCAGTGACGCTCTAGAGTGGCGCTGACCGTTTCGAGCGTGAAGCGCTGGCGGGCTAGGGAGGGGGCTTGGGTGGGCCTGGGCGGTAAGAATCGGGCGTGGGTGCTGCCGGACACCCGCAAAGCCCACCCCCACCCCATATTTGTCTCCGGTTTGCGGGAGAAAGTACATCCAGACTGCGCCGCGGACCGATACAGGCCCATGTTGGATGGCTTCCACGGTCCGAACGGATGCGGGTGGTTTGAGGGTCGGTGTTGGAGATGCCATAACCCAGACAATCCTACCCAACCAAACAACAAAAAATTACTATCCCTAATCAGGTGATTGGGGATATCATCAGCCAATCCATCCTTGCCCTCGAACCCACCTTAGTGAAACTAACATAGTTAGGGTTTGTGCTTGCAAAGTATCCGACTAGTTTAATCCATATTATGATAAAGCCAAATCTGCAATTGTTTACAAAGTGCTTCAACATAAGTTGAGAGAATGTGTTCCTGAATGGCATCTCCCACCTTTATTATGCGGACTACACTATTATCCTGGTGGAATATGACGAGCTTCAACTGGCGAACCTTAAATTTATCCTCCTCTGCTTTGAACAACTTTCTGGCCTAAAGATTAACCTCTCTAAGAGCGAGGCCTTCGTTCTGGGCTGCTCACTTGAGGCTCGAATCCGTGCGGCCAACTTGCTTAACTGTAAGTTGGGCTCGTTCCCTACGACTCACTATCTTGGAGTGCCCATCTCACCCCTAAGCCTTAAAGCCGACACCTTCAGGCCACGAAGAAAAAAAATCGCTGCTCGCGTTGCATCATGGCGTGGTAGACACCACACCTCGGCTGGGAAGGTGGTCCTCATCAATTATAGTTTATCGAGCCTCCCTACATACATCATGGGCTTCTACCGGCTTTTTGTGTCTAACCATGAGGCTTTTGACAAAGACCGTAGTGCTTTCTATTGGAACTCGGCGGATAACAAGAAAAAAATACATAATGGTTAGATGGAAACTTATGTGCAAACCTAAAAACCTTGGGGTGGTTGGGGATCACTAACATGTCTATCATGAATAAGCGCCTAATTATGAAATGGTGGTGGCTGATCTATAATGAGCCACCCGAGACACTTTGGATCCAAATTCTCAAAGCTAAGTACTTTTCAAATACCACACCATTTTTTGCCTACATGAGAGGTGGCTCCCAATTCAGGAGGGCCCTTGGGTTGGTTCGCAATGAATTTAGAAGCTTGGTCAAATTTGCGGTGAGTGACGGTAAGTCAACCAGATTTTTGCTTGATTGGTGGTTTGGAGACGGCCCTCTAGCTAGTTCCTTCCCAGTCCTTTTCTCTTATGTTTCTGATCCCTTAGGCTCCATCACGAAGCTAGCTTTTCGTAACTGGGATCTGGATTTTAGACGGGTCCTGCCTTCTGCAGAGTTGGATAGTCGACAGGAACTCACTGCTTGCTTCCCCGTGCTTTCGGAGAATCCCGATTCTATCACCTAGCCCCACTCCCCCTCTGATCATTTTACAGTTAAGTCACTCTACTCCCGTCTTTGTGCTGGGCGTCGGGACAACCTTTTAAAGGCAATTTGGCGTTCCTGGATCCCTCTGAAAATTAAGATTTTCCTTTGGCAAGCGATTAAACGTAAACTTCCAGCTAGTGACCAAATTATCAAGAGGCACGGTAATGCCAATGCAGCTTGTGCTCTTTGTGGAAAGACCGAAGACACTGAACATATTCTATTTAACTGCATTTTGCCAAATTTGGCTGGAGCTGTGTTCGCTCCTGACTTAATTGCAATTGGCCCCCCAAGAGTTCTGTGGATCTCTTGAATAATGCAAATTCTTTAGTAGGCCAATGAGCCCGTGTCTCCTGGTTCGCCTTTGCTGCTTTTGCTTGGTGTTTTTGGACCACTAGAAACAAGTTTACTATTGAACATGTATTTCCTAACTGTCCAGCTGATTGTCTGTACAAAATGGCTGCCCTTTTACAGCAATGGAAGCCGCTGTCTAGGCTGACGGACTTCAAGATGCTCACTGATTTCATAATCAAGATCCGTGTGACTGCCTTGAACCTCCATCATGCCGCCCGTTCCAGCCAGCCCCTTGGAGTGTGACTTTTGGTGTTTCGTCTCATGTTTTATTTCGTTAGGCCTGCGTGCCTTCTGTCGTGTCGGCTGTACTAAGACTTCTTTTCTATGGTTGTGAACTGGTCCTGTTTGTTACTCTATGATTTGGCTTGTTGGGTTTTATCTATAAAGTCAGGCGATATGCATTTTCTCTAAAAAAGGAGAACGTGTACTTAAAGTTCCCAAAAAACAAACTTTAAAGATCTTCGACACCAATGTAACTTCACTAACATTCACTATTGTTTCGTCCAGGCCATGGCAACCATAACATATTCAAGGAGATGTTGACTTCTATTCATAGAGAACTAAAGGTTCCATTTTATTGAAAGATATAGATCGGGATAACTGAAAATGATTTACAGCTTCAGTCAGATGTACAACTAACAACCATTAATTGaattcttcttcttgttcctttgACAGAAGGATTTGATCCTTTCGAGGCCATCTTGAAGAGAAGATGGAACACAAGCAAAAGTAATGCGGACCCAATTTTCCATTCCCAGAACACTCCCTGCATTTTAGAGGCATACATACATAAGTTCTGTTTTTGAGAATTGTCAAAAGTATATTATTAACAATCATTTCAAACATTTGCTTCATAACTTTTTGTGAGCAGCACAAACATATAATAATAGAAACGACACCAGGTCAAGAAACAAGGAGAAGTACAAGCCATGTTAGTCTTCACATAAAAACAAAGAATATTCTAACGCAGTTATATAATATATGGTAATCATTATATGCGTACTTATCTCGGAAATTGTTAAGAACTTCCTATACAGTCCAAAAACACATTAGAATATGTGTTTACAATTAAGAAGCATATATCAGTCAAACAGAATCTAATGTTCTCACAATATATATACTGTTGTTCAGTATAACAAAAAAATTACGATCATTCCATACATTTAATTTCTGTATTTAAATGAGAAAATGCAGTCCTACCTGGGCATAAAATCACCGATTCTTCTTTCGCGAGCTTGCAGCAAAAATCAATGTCATCATGGATCTCCTCCAAAAGATGTAAGTTCAGTTTCACCTGTTTACATGGAAGTTAATACACAATTGTGGAAAATTGATCATTTTTTCTAAAAACTATAATAAATCTTTCTGTAATATGATTTGATCAGTATCATTCCACAGAAACAATAAAAATGGACAAATGATATCAAGGTGATTAGTCCTAGAAGAACTTTAGCTCTCGTTATTATTCTTCGAATACATGCATCTTTGCATATATCCATAGAAAAATGTAATTTAAATTTCAATTAGTTATTTTGGATGCATTGCAGTTCGAATTTAATCATATATAATTAAGTTTATGCTTATTGACACTCCCTAAGGAAACATTTTACTATACTCTATAAAACAGGCTTACCATTACAAACATCGATCCTTCTGGCTTGTGAGGGCATGTAATGTATTTATTTTCCTTTATTTGTCTATAGCATATCTCTGATGATTCCTTTAGCAGACCGATAATCCCCTTGAAGAAATCTTCTTTTGTGTTCTCAAGAATTTGAGGAAGAGCCGCCTAAGCAATTTGATAGTACAAAAATCAATAACTAAGGCATGTGAATCATAAGAGAACAATAACGTCAAGGATATCAAAATCTGAAGATGCAAGAGAAGCTGCTGTAGGTGAAGAAATTCTGAAAATAATGGTATACTCTACAATGTACATTTTCTAAAAGAATTTCTGATATATTACATACTTGACCGAGAAGAATACAATGTGTATTTTATAAGGACTAGTTCTATTCAATAGTCGGTTCAGTTTTTatgtttatttattttatcaAATCAAAGCAAACAAAGGTAAATAACCACAAATATATGTATCTTTCTTCAATCATGTTTGACTTCGACTTTCAAACTCAGTAAAATCTATGTATACTTACTTCAAGCCGGTCATTTGACATGCCCGTGGGCTACCTACAACATAGGGACCGGAGCaaaataggacaaggaggagtAAATACCGAAGACTGACCTGAATGAAGGTTGCTGGGTCCGTTGAGACATTAAGGTAATTCGTAATAGATGCAGAGATCTACCAAAAGATAGTCAGTACAAATTTAGCATAACAGAGTACTAATTAATCCCCATAGTAGCATATGAAAAGAATGATAGAGTTAGTACCTTAGTTTCCTCTAAAATCTTTCTGGGGTCGTACACCGCTACCCATCCAAGGCGCCATCCAGGAACTATCCATGACTTGGACAGAGACCCTATGGACAGCACAGGGGTAATGTGCCCAAACACACCCATTGGGATAAACGGGGCGCTGCCCAGAACCAGCTTGCCGTATACCTCGTCAGCAATCACCAATATTCCGAGCTTTCTTGCCACCTCTGCGACCTAATTGAACAACGTCAGCACACGATTAGCAAGAAGAATTCAGCAGGCGCACTGAATCCATATTCAAACAGAGCAAGGCAAAGGATGTAAATTGTAAAACCTTGGCCAAATGCTCGTAGGAGTAAACGCTGCCACATGGATTGTTTGGGTTTATGATGACCATCGCAGTTGTGTTCTTGTCGGCCATGGATTCCAGCGAGTCGATGTCGATCTCCCACCCCTTCTCCGGGATAAGGTCGAAATGTCGAACCTCCAGCTTGTTGAACGCCGCGCGCGCCTCGTAGTTTGGATAGCCTGGCCTGGGGAGCAGAATGTTGGCGCCGGCGGTTTGGGCAAGAACCGGGATTATGACTTCGATTGCCTGAGTTCCGCCGGCGGTGAGGAAGATGTCGTCGGCCGATAGCCTGTACGGCACACCCTGCGACAGGTGCTCTGCCACGGCACTGTTTTTACAAGGTACAGGAAGGTCAAATTTCTTCTTCCTTTTTTAACTGATGAAGAAGGTCAAATTTCTGAACGCATAGGGAAAGAGGAACAGTGGACGGACACGTGAAAGCGGCACATGCGCATGCATAGATTACGGTGCAGCACGCGAAAAGGAAATTGTTTGTTGTGTTACCTTCGTGCGGCGGGCAGGCCGACGCCGGCGGGGGAGCAGTTGAACTGGCCGGTGCGCagcgcggcggcgacggcgtcctCGGCCTCGACGGCCGTGCGGAAGGCCGGGAACACGGACGGGTCCCCGTGGGCCAGCGGCAGCACGGGCCGCGGCCCGCTCTCCCGCACGCTCGCGCTGATCTTGTACCGTATCGCCCGGATGCTCATGTTCGCCCCCGTCGCCGCCAGGACGCCGCCCTTGGCCCCCGCGAAATTCCACTCCACCGCCTCCTCcggctccgccgccgccgccgccgcatgcCCGTTGCTCTCGCCGTTCACAGGAGCGGCCTCGGCGTGGCCGTTGCTCTCGCCGTTCGCGGCGGGGGGCACGGCGTGGCCGTTGCTCTTGccgttggcggcggcggcgccgtcgcTCTGGTGTGCGGTGGCCATGAGGAAACTCGGAGTATGAGGAGTCGGAGGAGGACTAGTAGTATTAGGAAACTGGTGCCGCGGTGGATCGAATAGCGGTGATTGACTGTCCTAATATAGCCGTTGCTGTGTCTCTGACCGCGTCCGGCGCGCACATGAACTGGGGCGGCTTCCGGCTCCGGGCGGGCTGGCAGCACGCTCTGGCACGCGCCGGGCACGCCGCTGCCAGCTGACGGGCGCGTCCGTTACCACCAGTTACCATTATCCCCGGCATATTTCTGGCGGCCCGTTTTGGTTTTATGCACCCGGCAGCACCAAGGAGTACACTTACACTACTACTGGCCAGGCTACACTTATCTCTCTTTAATAATTTTATTATCTCTCTTTAATAATTTGATtgagaaaaaaaaggaaaaggacCGGGAGCAGGACGGACGCATGAACCATGATGCTTCTCGACTCAGCCGGTGCTGATTGGTGCGGCCAGTGACACCCACCCAGCTCCGCGCAAAGTGTTTTGTGTGTGGCTGGATGAACCCTCCTGCTACTCCACTGCAGGCAGTTTTTTGGCAGTGCCGGCAAACATCATGCTAAAAAAACTCTACCTAACTCGCAAAGCCCAAGCCAGTGAGGAATGACACACAAGCCACATGCTATCTCTTTctttttcccttttctttttttgATTGAGTCGGtctttttcttttgctggactgatAATAGCGGTGCGGTGCAACGGGACAACAAATTTTTTATACACAATCGCTGTGATTACATGTCAAAAATCGGACTTTAGCTGCCAATTGAGTCGGTActttctcaaaaaagaaaaaaaatcagcGCTTATTGGTTACCAAAGAAGGCATGTTTTCGTTTGGTAAAATCGGTACTTTCTTAAAAAATAATCAGCACGTGTTGCTTACCAAAGACTAGTAATCGTGTGCGTGCACGCACGTCCAGTTAGACAGTAATATTATCGTTCTTTTTGAGAAACAGACAGTAACATtatcagttttgctaaagcatGTCTAGATGTGTCATAAGTatttgcacatctaagtcatataTCATTGATCTTACGCATAGATTAATTAATGTTGATCCCAAGTTTAATTGTGTTTAATACAATTTCATTTTGTTTTCAAAGTAAGATTAATAATGCAATTAACATGTTTTGATGTGATGGATACATCACTGAAGCAGCGTGAGGCGTTGGATATATTTATTGGCGACATTCTCATATCTGCAAGTTTTTAAGTCTTCAATTTAACTAGGAAGGAAGCTTTAGCCATTATAAGTCTTCTCAAAAGTTTTAAGCTGGTTAAAATTAAGAGGCTAGTTAGTGCATCAGATTGCTAAATTTAGTTTTCATAATAAGTCTGAGAGTGTTATTTCTAATGGTTATTCGTGATGCATGGCGTTTGCAGTATAAAATGATCATAATAacaaattaattaattaatgtaCAGGGTAGAGTTTAAAAAAACTAGGGAGACTTGTATTATATTTTCTAAAAATATATCTCTAAATTCGTTGACGAATGTTATTTCTAACTGTATAGCTTTTGTGTCATTTTATACATATTTTATTAGTCAAATCAAAGACGTAAATCCCGTGTCCGACTTATGAACCCAACCGGAAAGAGCAGGAAAGCGGAGAGCTCAAAAAATAAGAAAAGGTTACGGCTTTTTAAAATAGACAGAGAAAGAACATATAAAGAAAACTGTTAACATGATCTGCAAAAAAGAAATGCAGCACTTTACCGGATAGATAAGACGGAGGTTGCTGATACCCTTCCTTTTTTAACATGGCGGTGGTTGGCCAAATTTGCAGTTCCTTCGTTTAGTAGTCACAGGTGAGTTGATATTGGATCACCCGATGGCGTCAGGTTTGGCTTCCCTCGTATTGCTGCTGCCAACCTCCCCCGGTTACCGGAGAAAATATAGGAGGGAAACGCCCGCAAATGCGTGCAGAAAAACGGCGGGAAGGAATGGGAAGTTAACTGCAGCCAGATTTGTGGTCTTGGGGGTGACTCATGGCAATGTATGCATGTGTGCGCGGTGGAGTGCACCGGAAACGGGATGTACCACCCCTGCACGGCAGGTTTGGCTGACGGGGTAGGTCTAGTGGCACGCCATGCTTTTGTGATGGATGGTGCTGACGACGAAAACCCTGTTCATGCGTTGGCATTTTGAGTAACGGCCGGCCTATTGGAGAGGAGTGAAGAAAGAGGTCTCATGGGATCTCCAAATTCGACCTTGAAATAGCTTGCATACGTCCGGATCGATCTGTTTCAACGCACTTTACCATTCAACGTCGGTGGACGCGTCCACGTGTTCGTTTATTCGTAAATTAGAACCAAACTAGGGCGGCTTTGCGGGAGACTAGACCTCTGTCACGTAGGACTCCGACACCCTCGGTCCAACAAAACCACACGCGAAGCCTGCGGCTCCGTCCCTCCCGCTTTGCTCTCCTTTGCTCTGCATCCATTTCCTCCGTGGTTGAGGCAGCCGATGTACCGCCCGGCCACCCGCCAAGCTCGTGTCGGACATCGCCCGCTCCACCCAGTCGCCACACCGCTTTGCCTGCCCCGTCGTTTCATCTCTCGTCCGTCCGTCATGCAGGTATCATCCACCCCTACGAATGCCATCCGCAGGGGTCACCATGCCCGTCAAGTGTTCGGTGAAATGCGTGtactattttttttattttatccTTTGTTTGAAGCAATAGATTCACACATGGAGTATTTGTACAAGAACTACATCGCGATGTCTGACGACTCTTCCATCAAGGATGATTATACGGATGAAATGGCGATGATGTAGACGGTCCTTACAAATGCGGAGCATGCAGAAAAATATTTTCTCAATTTCACGGATCGATCAAGGCTCATCGACTGTTGAAATGGAACAAAGCATAGATGGACGGTTCACGTATCACTATCCATGGACGGATATCACATACGATTTAGGGGTCGGCGCTAGAGATGCCCTTCAACCCGGTTGAAGGACGGATGAACAGAGGATGAAGAAGGAGCGGACTAAGGGCAACCCCAATGCACAGACGCATTCCTTCCGGGTTTTTTGATTGGGATCGCATGGGTAGAAATCACGGTCCAATGTGCCAATGCAAACCCATTTTTGTGTCCCTCTGTTATCCGTGTGACGCAAATCCACCTTAAATTTGGGTCGGGTTTACGTCCACACAGTCAATAGATGGACGCATTGCACGCCCGCTTGGTATCCGTCCTGGTCGCATGCGCCAGTGACCCAACAGCACCGACCAGTCTTTTTTAATGTGTGCGTGCATAGGGGTGCCCACCACGCCAACTCTCCTTCCTCTCTCTGCCCCCAGCCGCCCGCCCGTCCAGTGGCGGAGCCAGCCCGTGAATGCAGCTCGGGCAAGAGCGAACTGCGACAGTGTGAGCTGCCATCTGCCCAAAGAAATTTTGCTTCTAACCATTGATTAACACTAGCGCTTAGGAGCAAATTTCTGGACTAGCCCGGGCAGCTGCCCGGGGTCGCCGGGAggtggctccgccactgcgcctGTCACAACCTATCCACGACCGCCGCCACCACTCGCCTCGTCAGCGCAAAAAGTCCTGGAAGTGGATCACTGGTAAGGCCAGGAAGCACAATCATGAGGCCGACTCTTCCTCGGGGTAATGTCGGGCGACTTCATTAACCGTGTCGCCCCCAGGGGCTATGGCGGTGCGGGGGGAACGGGTGTACTTTTCCGTCGACTAATGTGAGCGGTACTAGGAGCATGCCATCCCCGTGTCGTGGCCCGACGTCGACCTGCTGAACGGTTGGCATCTGAACCCAAGAAGGTTCCAGTGTGGGCTGTTCCGGCTTCCGGACGCATGCACGAGATGGAGATTCGCCATTGCCATCCCCAATGACCTCCGCCATGACTGATGTTTGCTGAGGATTCGTCGCACTGGGACACCTCGTTCACCAACAAGCACGACCAGCAGCTCCGGTCGTGCTATGCCGCACCAGCACTGTTGGGAAAACGtagcatggaaaacaaaaaaattctacacTCACGcaaagatctatccatggagatgcatagcaacgaggggggagtgtgtctacgtaccctcgtagaccgaaagcgaaagcgtttgacaacacggttgatgtagtcgaacttcttctagctccgaccgatcaagcgCCGAATGTACGTCACCTCaaagttctgcacatgttcagctcggtgacgtccctcaccttcttgatccagcaaggtgtcgaggtagtagatgagttccgtcagcacgacggtgatggtgaagtgattctcgtagggcttcgcctaagcaccgcaaaACTAAGACCGGGGGtttaaactatggagggggcgccgcaaacgctaacaaatgatgttgtgtgttctaggcgccccccCCCTCCCCATATATATATAGGCGGGAGGGGGAGGTAAGAGGCCAGGAGGCGCCCAAGGGCTGGCCATCGGCCCCCTTGGGGCTTCCTTGCCCTGTGCCCCCTGCCATATTTGACGGAgagggaaggaaagagggggtagaaagaagtgggaatcctaatccacacttgcctttctcccttcccctttcGTTCTCTGATGTCGACTACACAACTTCTTCTTGTAGatattgttgggcctccaagtgcagagttttgtaggacagtagcaaattttcctcaagtggatgacctaaggtttatcaatccgtgggaggcgtacgATGAAAAtagtctctctcaagcaaccctgcaaccaaatagcaaagagtctcttgtgtccccaacacacctgatacaatggtaaattgtataggtgcactagttcggcaaagagatggtgatacaagtgcaatatggatggtaactaatgataaaagtgagcgaaaacggtattgcaatgcgttgaaacaaggcctagggttcatactttcactagtgcaagttctctcaacaataataacataattggatcatataactatccctcaacatgcaacaaagagtcactccaaagtcactaatagcggggaacaaatgaagagattattgtagggtacgaaaccacctcaaagttatcctttctgatcgatatATTCAAGagtcgtagtaaaataacacgaaactattctttccgttcaatctatcctagagttcgtactagaataacaccttaagacacaaatcaaccaaaaccctaatgtcacctagatactccaatgtaacctcaagtatccgtgggtatgattatacgatatgcatca
Coding sequences within it:
- the LOC125521156 gene encoding nicotianamine aminotransferase A-like, producing MATAHQSDGAAAANGKSNGHAVPPAANGESNGHAEAAPVNGESNGHAAAAAAEPEEAVEWNFAGAKGGVLAATGANMSIRAIRYKISASVRESGPRPVLPLAHGDPSVFPAFRTAVEAEDAVAAALRTGQFNCSPAGVGLPAARSAVAEHLSQGVPYRLSADDIFLTAGGTQAIEVIIPVLAQTAGANILLPRPGYPNYEARAAFNKLEVRHFDLIPEKGWEIDIDSLESMADKNTTAMVIINPNNPCGSVYSYEHLAKVAEVARKLGILVIADEVYGKLVLGSAPFIPMGVFGHITPVLSIGSLSKSWIVPGWRLGWVAVYDPRKILEETKISASITNYLNVSTDPATFIQAALPQILENTKEDFFKGIIGLLKESSEICYRQIKENKYITCPHKPEGSMFVMVKLNLHLLEEIHDDIDFCCKLAKEESVILCPGSVLGMENWVRITFACVPSSLQDGLERIKSFCQRNKKKNSINGC